The Rhodocytophaga rosea genome has a segment encoding these proteins:
- a CDS encoding BamA/TamA family outer membrane protein, whose amino-acid sequence MLGSTATWTQAQVRGDTIRTIQDTTRNAMVVGDNELIESIEKQINEADSSRFFYEKLKRTFSKTKVTRELYRLLFREPYQNITSRTVSKMEDRYRRYNGKIIGQIDIQTLDPFGARVTDTLRRASNWFERAGNSVHVSTRNYVIRKSLLFTKGDQLNSSEISNNERILRQQLPFILDARIFVLPRIENKDTVDILVLTQDTWSISGNVGLSGLKGGSIKLDDRNIFGFGHEFQNGVSYNSDPERGWGYRGLYRVPFIGKTFITGELSYINEWNQNIYGLKLRRDFLTPTTKYAGGLEVSNTRLLRDIIPFGSDTAIIRFPFAYTLADVWLGRSFQIKKGSASFRERSRLIVAGRITSTDYNERPEVRPDTNQLYWNRMLVLASIGISNRNYFRDVLIYGFGRTEDVPYGMLVSVTAGTERNEFGNRFYAGMKFSRGKFFNNFGYLVTTIDAGSFIRNRKWEQGVLRFEANYFSRLLMLRTWRLRQFVNLRYTKGIGRFDTEFIDISSNNGIRGIGSNALRGAKSVVLNLETVFFTPINLLGFQMATFAYGDLGFITPSGTNLFAGSLFQGYGIGFRFRNENLTFNTFQIRLGFYPNIPGNNAIFRTQFSGIPSIRLSDFDIKAPDIVNFGRR is encoded by the coding sequence GTGTTAGGAAGTACAGCTACCTGGACTCAGGCACAGGTACGGGGAGATACGATACGTACCATACAGGATACCACCAGGAATGCCATGGTGGTTGGAGACAATGAGCTGATAGAATCCATAGAAAAGCAAATCAATGAAGCGGATTCTTCCAGATTTTTTTATGAAAAGCTCAAGCGGACTTTCTCCAAAACGAAAGTAACCAGAGAATTGTACCGGCTGCTATTCCGGGAACCTTATCAGAATATTACTTCCCGGACGGTATCTAAGATGGAAGACCGGTACCGGCGGTATAATGGCAAAATCATTGGTCAGATCGATATTCAAACCCTCGATCCGTTTGGTGCCAGAGTAACTGATACCCTCCGGAGAGCCAGTAACTGGTTTGAACGGGCAGGAAATTCAGTACACGTTTCAACACGCAATTATGTAATACGCAAAAGCTTATTGTTTACAAAAGGTGATCAACTTAATTCATCGGAAATCAGCAATAACGAACGTATCCTCCGCCAGCAATTACCTTTCATCCTGGATGCCCGTATTTTTGTATTACCCCGTATTGAAAATAAAGATACTGTAGATATACTTGTACTTACCCAGGACACCTGGTCTATTTCGGGTAATGTGGGTTTGTCAGGATTGAAAGGGGGAAGCATAAAACTGGACGACCGGAATATTTTTGGGTTTGGGCATGAGTTTCAGAATGGAGTCTCCTACAACTCCGATCCGGAAAGGGGCTGGGGGTATAGGGGTTTGTACCGGGTGCCTTTTATCGGTAAAACCTTCATTACCGGAGAACTGAGCTATATAAATGAATGGAACCAGAATATTTATGGCCTAAAGCTCCGGCGGGATTTCCTTACACCTACTACTAAATATGCCGGTGGACTTGAAGTGAGTAATACCCGTTTGCTCCGGGATATCATTCCCTTTGGTTCAGATACAGCTATTATCCGGTTTCCGTTTGCCTATACCCTTGCCGATGTATGGCTGGGCCGGTCTTTCCAGATCAAAAAAGGAAGTGCCTCTTTCCGGGAGCGTTCCAGACTTATAGTAGCCGGCAGAATCACCAGCACTGATTATAATGAACGTCCGGAGGTACGACCGGATACCAATCAACTGTACTGGAACCGGATGCTGGTACTGGCAAGCATTGGCATTTCTAACCGGAATTATTTCCGGGATGTGTTGATCTATGGATTTGGACGTACGGAAGATGTGCCCTATGGAATGCTGGTGTCTGTAACTGCCGGTACAGAAAGGAATGAATTCGGGAACCGTTTCTATGCCGGCATGAAGTTTTCCAGGGGGAAATTTTTTAATAATTTCGGCTACCTGGTTACTACTATTGATGCTGGCAGCTTTATACGGAACAGAAAATGGGAACAAGGGGTACTACGCTTTGAGGCAAATTATTTTAGCCGGCTGCTGATGCTGCGTACCTGGCGTCTGCGGCAGTTTGTGAATTTGCGCTATACCAAAGGCATCGGCCGTTTCGATACAGAGTTTATTGATATCAGCAGCAATAATGGCATAAGAGGAATAGGAAGCAATGCATTGAGAGGGGCTAAAAGTGTGGTTCTCAACCTGGAAACTGTGTTTTTTACGCCTATTAACCTCCTTGGTTTTCAGATGGCTACCTTTGCTTATGGCGATCTGGGTTTTATCACACCATCGGGAACTAACTTATTTGCGGGCAGTTTATTTCAGGGGTATGGCATTGGGTTCCGGTTCAGAAATGAGAACCTGACATTTAATACTTTCCAGATCCGCCTGGGCTTCTATCCGAATATTCCGGGCAATAATGCCATTTTCCGTACCCAATTCTCAGGTATACCCAGCATACGGCTCAGCGATTTTGACATTAAAGCGCCTGATATTGTCAACTTCGGCAGGCGATAA
- a CDS encoding sigma factor-like helix-turn-helix DNA-binding protein, producing MNESDHSLIDLLQKGDYQAFSELLTLPDEYSGFSLETVMQLLPPRRGRIIPLIIEQGKSHKEVAREMDISVSTVKNQMLQAKKYLQHTINPAAMDR from the coding sequence ATGAACGAATCTGACCATTCCTTGATAGATTTATTACAAAAAGGCGATTACCAGGCATTCAGCGAACTATTAACGCTTCCGGATGAATACAGTGGATTTTCTCTGGAAACGGTAATGCAACTATTGCCTCCCAGACGAGGCAGGATTATTCCTTTAATTATAGAACAAGGCAAAAGCCATAAAGAAGTAGCCAGAGAAATGGATATTTCTGTAAGTACTGTAAAAAACCAGATGCTGCAGGCAAAAAAATACCTGCAGCATACGATCAATCCAGCAGCTATGGATCGATAA
- a CDS encoding SusD/RagB family nutrient-binding outer membrane lipoprotein, giving the protein MNFFKLIYKSALIVSLVVISSCKDQLTEMNENPNGIDPTTANPNLLMPTVMTGAAMSYLDLGFGDIAGVMQHTQKSGWYSGHNTYDWTPQDWSGWYGLLRSNNLMYDRAVTMNLKFHQGVALTMNSFIFGVITDLWGDAPYTNAVKGNLGGGEFATPAFDSQEVIYTGIINDLKTASELFASGDETGVLSNYDVYYGGDTEKWQKFTNSLLLRYYMRISDKMPDVAKAGIEGIYSSGVYISSADEDAAMSYIGASTNNAWPGTVGGDGSDIRNRKPANPLLSKLLTNQDPRLTVWFAPVRVRWVADPALPTAVDEFIRKDGVIQQGVASITDEQFQKAPGNYTRHYNPTLYNGNLDAGEYVGMPVGILLPDAYNGNPTTGQVLQNQHVSQLADIYRKGSGDLLKARLTSAAETHFILAEAALKGWSVGNAADHYNAGIQNSLATWQVEDEYEAYIAQPDVAYNGTLAQIMEQKWIASWTAATESWFDFRRTGYPALTPGPASPENVLPVRFIYGDSEMLLNAKNSQNAINNLQITPHSGLRGSNSQWSKPWIIAGTNKPW; this is encoded by the coding sequence ATGAATTTCTTCAAACTCATATATAAATCCGCCCTGATCGTTTCGCTGGTGGTGATTTCCTCCTGTAAGGATCAGCTGACGGAGATGAATGAAAATCCGAATGGCATTGATCCAACTACGGCAAATCCTAATTTACTCATGCCTACGGTAATGACTGGCGCAGCTATGAGTTACCTGGATCTGGGTTTTGGCGATATTGCCGGGGTCATGCAGCATACCCAGAAATCCGGCTGGTACAGCGGCCACAATACCTACGACTGGACTCCCCAGGACTGGTCTGGCTGGTATGGACTGCTGAGAAGCAACAATTTAATGTATGACCGGGCCGTAACCATGAATCTTAAATTCCACCAGGGAGTCGCCTTAACCATGAATTCATTCATATTTGGGGTGATAACCGATTTGTGGGGCGATGCGCCATATACCAATGCAGTGAAAGGTAATCTGGGCGGAGGCGAATTTGCAACGCCGGCTTTTGATAGCCAGGAAGTGATTTATACCGGCATTATCAATGACCTGAAAACGGCTTCAGAACTGTTTGCTAGCGGAGATGAAACCGGAGTGCTCTCTAACTATGATGTATACTATGGAGGAGATACGGAAAAGTGGCAGAAGTTTACCAATTCCTTGTTGTTGCGCTATTATATGCGTATTTCTGATAAAATGCCTGACGTAGCCAAAGCTGGTATAGAGGGTATTTATTCTTCCGGTGTGTATATAAGTTCTGCTGACGAAGATGCCGCCATGAGTTATATCGGTGCCAGTACCAATAATGCATGGCCTGGTACAGTCGGCGGCGATGGCTCCGATATCCGGAACCGCAAACCGGCTAATCCATTATTAAGTAAACTTCTGACCAATCAAGATCCAAGATTAACTGTATGGTTTGCGCCAGTACGTGTCCGCTGGGTAGCTGATCCTGCCTTACCTACGGCTGTAGATGAATTTATCCGCAAAGATGGCGTGATTCAACAAGGGGTAGCATCTATCACCGATGAGCAATTCCAAAAAGCACCGGGCAATTATACCCGTCATTATAATCCTACACTGTATAATGGCAATTTAGATGCTGGCGAATATGTAGGCATGCCAGTAGGAATTTTGTTGCCAGATGCTTACAATGGTAATCCAACAACAGGCCAAGTATTACAAAATCAGCATGTATCCCAGCTAGCTGATATTTACCGGAAAGGCAGTGGCGATCTGTTAAAAGCCAGGCTTACCTCTGCTGCTGAAACGCATTTTATACTGGCAGAAGCTGCTTTGAAAGGCTGGTCTGTGGGCAATGCAGCCGATCATTATAATGCCGGCATTCAAAACTCTCTGGCAACCTGGCAGGTAGAAGATGAATATGAAGCCTATATAGCCCAGCCAGATGTAGCCTATAATGGCACACTAGCGCAGATTATGGAGCAAAAATGGATTGCCAGCTGGACAGCCGCTACCGAATCCTGGTTTGATTTCAGAAGAACCGGTTATCCAGCCTTAACACCAGGACCAGCTTCTCCTGAGAATGTATTGCCAGTACGCTTTATTTATGGAGATAGTGAAATGCTGTTGAATGCAAAAAATTCTCAAAACGCCATCAATAATTTGCAGATTACGCCACATTCAGGATTAAGGGGCAGCAATAGCCAGTGGTCTAAACCCTGGATTATTGCTGGAACCAACAAGCCCTGGTAA
- a CDS encoding sugar isomerase domain-containing protein, translated as MLEYAQKSIEQIQKITATQTENIQKAAYLFAEAIIQDKIIHTFGTGHSQMIGLELFTRASGLANVNTIMDDLVVSVSGARRGAAIERVSGLSDILWEKYAIQPGDIMVVISNSGRNAMPIEMAMRARKEGIPVIAITSLEQSRQYPSRHDSGKKLYELANLVIDNCVPSGDGLMRIDGSLAGPASSLSGIFIVNAIATEAMKIVASKGCKLPVYFSQNIDGYSNEELYLRYENRIKHL; from the coding sequence ATGCTGGAATACGCCCAAAAATCCATAGAACAAATACAAAAAATAACAGCCACTCAAACTGAAAACATACAAAAGGCAGCCTATTTATTTGCTGAGGCCATAATTCAGGATAAGATCATTCATACCTTCGGAACCGGGCATTCCCAGATGATTGGGTTGGAACTGTTTACCAGAGCCAGTGGGCTGGCCAATGTGAATACTATTATGGACGATCTGGTTGTATCAGTAAGTGGTGCCAGAAGAGGCGCTGCAATTGAACGGGTAAGTGGATTATCAGACATTTTATGGGAAAAATATGCCATTCAGCCAGGTGATATTATGGTCGTGATCTCGAATTCTGGCCGGAATGCCATGCCCATTGAAATGGCCATGCGGGCAAGAAAAGAAGGCATTCCCGTGATAGCCATTACTTCTCTGGAGCAATCCCGGCAATATCCTTCCAGGCATGATTCCGGCAAAAAGCTATATGAACTGGCAAACCTGGTAATTGATAATTGTGTTCCCTCCGGCGATGGCCTGATGCGTATTGATGGTTCGCTGGCGGGTCCGGCATCTTCGTTATCGGGTATTTTTATTGTGAACGCCATCGCTACCGAAGCCATGAAAATAGTTGCCAGCAAAGGTTGTAAACTACCTGTCTACTTTAGCCAGAATATTGATGGGTATAGTAATGAAGAACTGTATCTGCGCTACGAGAACAGAATCAAACATTTATAA
- a CDS encoding phosphoadenylyl-sulfate reductase — protein sequence MEASLIRQYIEGYQEKGLRLFSTSSFQTHSIVLLHILSRIDRSIPIYFINTGFHFPETIVYRDQITELLGLNLIDLHSGTSKHLQKDAAGKLLFTSDPDFCCHLNKVQPLDNVLAEYDVWINGVRADQSAVRKQMKIEQPAPHGTLRFHPMLDWNSKMIWQYIKEHNIPRHPLEAQGYSSIGCEPCTRKFDAEMLEREGRWYGLQKTECGLHTELINK from the coding sequence TTGGAAGCTTCACTCATCCGCCAATATATTGAAGGGTATCAGGAAAAAGGCTTGCGGCTTTTCTCCACTTCTTCTTTTCAAACGCATAGCATTGTATTGCTGCACATTCTGAGCCGTATCGACCGCTCTATTCCTATTTACTTTATTAATACAGGCTTTCATTTTCCTGAAACGATTGTGTACCGTGACCAGATCACAGAACTCCTGGGTTTAAATTTAATTGATTTACATTCGGGTACCTCTAAACATTTACAAAAAGATGCTGCCGGTAAATTACTCTTTACTTCTGATCCTGATTTTTGCTGCCATCTTAACAAAGTCCAGCCTCTCGATAACGTATTAGCTGAGTACGATGTTTGGATTAATGGCGTACGTGCTGACCAGAGTGCTGTACGTAAACAAATGAAAATTGAGCAACCCGCTCCTCACGGAACCTTGCGATTTCATCCCATGCTCGACTGGAACAGCAAAATGATCTGGCAATATATCAAAGAACATAATATTCCCCGTCATCCGCTAGAAGCACAGGGCTATTCCAGTATCGGCTGTGAACCCTGTACCCGCAAATTTGATGCAGAAATGCTTGAACGGGAAGGCCGATGGTATGGCTTGCAAAAAACAGAATGTGGCTTACATACCGAATTAATTAATAAATAG
- a CDS encoding NAD-dependent epimerase/dehydratase family protein: MNVLITGGAGYIGTELVRHLVSLPEVDYIVVYDNLSRSNYNLFIGNQLDTHKIRFVMGDLLDSRKLRKNLKGIDVVYHLAAKVTTPFDNTDSHFYEQVNHWGTAELVYAVEESNIAKFIFTSSSSVYGSSEELLNEESTPNPETFYGVSKFRGESHVNRLFDKMNALTLRCGNVYGYSPSMRFDTVINRFMFDANFNNRLSIHGNGKQTRSFIHIDKLVSALGQLLTQDVPAGIYNLTDKNIQVLDLIDVFKEIFPSLEFIFINQHLSMKEIRISPETKLHQYIQLPDSNLKQELINFKERFAFSSADAALQDKGYGQGI, encoded by the coding sequence ATGAATGTACTCATTACCGGAGGTGCCGGCTATATCGGAACAGAACTGGTACGCCATCTGGTATCATTACCTGAAGTAGATTATATCGTGGTATACGATAATTTGAGCCGGAGCAATTATAATTTATTTATCGGTAATCAGCTGGATACGCATAAGATCCGGTTTGTAATGGGCGATCTGCTTGATTCACGCAAACTCAGGAAAAACCTCAAAGGCATAGATGTAGTGTATCATCTGGCGGCTAAAGTTACTACCCCTTTTGATAATACAGATTCGCATTTTTATGAGCAGGTAAATCACTGGGGTACAGCCGAACTGGTATATGCGGTAGAAGAAAGTAATATTGCCAAGTTTATTTTTACCAGTAGCTCTTCGGTATATGGTTCGTCGGAGGAATTGCTCAATGAAGAAAGTACGCCTAATCCGGAGACGTTTTATGGGGTTTCTAAATTCCGGGGCGAATCGCATGTGAACCGCCTGTTCGATAAAATGAATGCACTTACCCTGCGTTGCGGCAATGTATATGGCTATAGCCCCAGCATGCGGTTCGATACCGTAATTAACCGCTTTATGTTTGATGCCAACTTTAATAACCGCCTCTCTATTCATGGCAATGGTAAACAAACCCGCTCTTTTATCCATATCGACAAACTGGTAAGTGCGTTGGGGCAATTGCTTACCCAGGATGTTCCGGCAGGTATATACAACCTTACTGACAAAAATATACAGGTGCTCGACCTGATAGATGTGTTCAAAGAAATTTTCCCATCTCTGGAATTTATCTTTATCAACCAGCACCTGAGCATGAAAGAAATCAGAATCAGTCCGGAAACAAAATTACACCAATATATTCAGCTTCCAGATTCCAATCTGAAACAGGAGTTAATTAATTTCAAAGAGAGATTTGCCTTTAGTTCTGCCGATGCCGCTTTACAGGACAAAGGATATGGACAGGGAATTTAA
- a CDS encoding SusC/RagA family TonB-linked outer membrane protein codes for MNVKNYQKKSLLRYLGSLFIAVLLTSTVWAGQADLTVTGRVTSEDGSEALPGVNVLLKGTNSGTITGINGEYSIVVPDREAVLIFSYVGYNSTEEVVNGRTVINVSLSPSVGNLNEVVVTALGIQREQKSLGYSVGKVEGASITKVAQENVLNGMAAKIPGVTINQTSGVGSSISVVIRGAKSLSSDNQPLFVIDGVPVANGLNNFRVMGDRNEVDYGNAITDLNPDDIESVSVLKGPSAAALYGSRAGNGVILITMKKGKRGQPLGITFSTSNVFEKPVEYLDFHYNYANGERNNTFDEGSAYWAGPQLNAGNMEPQWNSPLDANGNKIPTELRSYKDNMKNFLQTGITSTNNIALTGSTEKATFRLSLNNMINKGLIPNSDLYRNAISTATTYDITKNIRLNANLNFARSNSNSRPSTGNRGANPVEAVYFWPQVNVNDLKDYWVPGGEQIQQRTPHPSFDNPYFLAHALTNGFVRDRVYGNLKLDWNFTPELSAFARVSHDFYIENRETKIPQSYSRVRGGGYHLQDVSRNETNADFLLTYKKTISSIDLSVSGGGNYMKQNYRDMYTGSLNSNQVLIVPGLYRLSNIPADKLTTGNFTNEKAIYSLYGMTSIGFKDMLYLDLTARNDWSSTLPPANRSYFYPSASLSWLANYTFGLPQAISLLKFRAGWAQVGNDTQPYQLQNTLQTGAWGNLITTGVPASLLNAQLKPEIATSQEIGMDLNLFNNRVRFEGTYYYMTNKNQILSISSPSSSGYTSRMVNAGLLASRGWELSLGGTPIRNSNGWNLELNVNFTRNRTTVEELADGLEFVTLWDDNGGGSFTRVGEEIGNLYSRGYATVKDPNSPYYRWPILDQNGEWIAVNDRDAREKVGNFNPDFLMGMQATLSYKRFTLSASFDWRAGGEFQSYTYRYGESDWKSQRQIDNLIAGGLYSEQELIALLKSDPDKYIIPQNGNFPRVGGYTQETGGFQVDDGYDGAFIPGVVEVADGVYEEHLGGANTNIYPISNMYPWSFNKQITFDASFIKLREISLSYDIPRFLGLRNANISVFSRNIMLWTAAKIGIDPERAFQVTGGAQGNTVNGFRQGIELQNVMPWTIPFGFKLNLSF; via the coding sequence ATGAATGTGAAAAATTACCAGAAAAAGAGCTTGCTCAGGTACCTGGGCTCGCTTTTTATTGCTGTTCTGCTGACTAGTACTGTGTGGGCCGGTCAGGCTGATCTTACCGTAACCGGGCGGGTTACTTCCGAAGACGGAAGTGAAGCCCTTCCAGGTGTGAATGTTTTACTGAAAGGGACGAATTCTGGTACCATTACCGGCATCAATGGTGAATACTCTATTGTTGTTCCGGATAGAGAGGCCGTACTGATTTTCTCCTATGTAGGCTATAATAGCACAGAAGAGGTCGTTAACGGAAGAACGGTTATTAATGTCTCCTTATCGCCCAGCGTAGGCAATTTGAATGAAGTAGTTGTAACAGCTTTGGGTATTCAGCGGGAACAAAAGTCACTGGGATATTCGGTAGGAAAAGTAGAAGGCGCTTCTATTACCAAAGTTGCCCAGGAAAATGTACTTAATGGCATGGCAGCAAAAATACCAGGTGTTACCATCAACCAGACCAGTGGGGTAGGTTCTTCCATTAGTGTGGTGATCAGGGGCGCTAAATCCTTATCCAGTGATAACCAGCCGCTGTTTGTAATTGATGGCGTACCTGTAGCCAATGGACTCAACAACTTCCGGGTGATGGGCGACCGCAATGAGGTAGATTATGGCAATGCGATTACGGACCTGAATCCGGATGATATTGAAAGTGTATCGGTATTGAAAGGACCTAGCGCCGCTGCTTTATATGGTTCCAGGGCAGGTAATGGGGTAATCCTGATTACTATGAAAAAAGGCAAAAGAGGACAGCCGCTCGGAATTACTTTTTCTACCAGCAACGTGTTTGAAAAACCCGTGGAGTACCTGGATTTTCATTATAACTATGCCAATGGCGAGAGAAATAATACCTTCGATGAAGGTTCCGCCTACTGGGCAGGTCCACAATTGAATGCAGGCAATATGGAACCACAATGGAATAGTCCGCTGGATGCAAACGGCAACAAAATACCTACAGAACTCAGGTCGTACAAGGATAATATGAAAAATTTCCTTCAGACCGGGATCACCTCTACCAACAATATAGCCCTTACTGGTTCAACAGAAAAAGCCACCTTCCGGCTTTCGCTGAATAATATGATCAATAAAGGGTTGATTCCTAATTCTGATCTGTATAGAAATGCCATATCTACCGCCACTACCTATGATATTACCAAGAATATCCGGCTGAATGCCAACCTGAATTTTGCCCGGTCCAACTCCAATAGCCGGCCTTCTACAGGTAACCGGGGGGCAAATCCTGTGGAGGCCGTTTATTTCTGGCCACAGGTAAATGTAAATGACCTGAAAGACTACTGGGTGCCTGGGGGAGAACAAATTCAGCAGCGTACACCCCATCCTTCTTTCGACAATCCGTATTTCCTGGCACATGCGCTTACCAATGGTTTTGTCCGCGACCGGGTATATGGAAATTTAAAACTGGACTGGAATTTTACCCCGGAACTTTCTGCTTTTGCCAGGGTATCACATGATTTTTATATTGAAAACCGGGAAACCAAAATACCCCAAAGCTACAGCCGGGTAAGAGGCGGAGGGTATCACCTGCAAGATGTTTCCCGCAACGAAACCAATGCAGACTTTCTTCTTACCTACAAGAAAACCATAAGCAGTATTGACCTGAGTGTTTCCGGAGGCGGTAATTATATGAAGCAGAATTACCGGGATATGTATACTGGCAGCTTAAACAGCAACCAGGTACTGATTGTGCCGGGCTTATACCGCTTATCCAATATTCCGGCAGACAAATTAACGACCGGTAATTTTACAAATGAGAAAGCTATTTATAGCCTTTATGGAATGACTTCTATCGGCTTTAAAGACATGCTGTATCTGGATCTGACCGCCCGTAATGACTGGTCAAGTACTTTGCCGCCTGCCAACCGTTCGTATTTTTATCCTTCCGCTTCACTCAGCTGGCTGGCCAATTATACATTTGGTCTGCCACAGGCTATATCCTTACTTAAGTTCCGGGCTGGCTGGGCGCAGGTAGGGAATGATACGCAACCCTATCAATTGCAAAATACCCTACAAACCGGTGCCTGGGGAAACCTGATCACGACTGGTGTACCAGCTTCCCTGCTCAATGCACAGTTAAAACCTGAAATTGCTACTTCACAGGAAATAGGGATGGATTTGAATCTGTTTAACAATCGGGTTCGGTTTGAAGGAACCTACTATTACATGACCAATAAAAATCAGATCCTGAGTATTTCGTCTCCGTCTTCTTCAGGCTATACCAGCCGCATGGTAAATGCAGGTTTATTAGCAAGCCGGGGATGGGAACTTAGCCTGGGTGGAACGCCTATCCGGAACAGCAATGGATGGAACCTGGAACTGAATGTAAACTTTACCAGAAACCGCACAACAGTAGAAGAATTAGCCGACGGTCTGGAGTTTGTTACCTTATGGGATGATAATGGCGGCGGCTCTTTCACCAGAGTGGGTGAAGAAATAGGCAATCTATACAGCAGAGGTTATGCGACTGTAAAAGACCCCAATTCTCCCTATTACCGCTGGCCCATTCTGGATCAAAATGGCGAATGGATTGCCGTAAACGACCGTGATGCCAGAGAGAAAGTAGGAAATTTTAACCCGGATTTTTTGATGGGCATGCAAGCTACGCTTTCTTACAAACGCTTTACGCTGAGTGCCAGCTTCGACTGGAGGGCAGGCGGTGAGTTTCAATCCTATACCTATCGTTATGGAGAATCTGACTGGAAATCGCAACGGCAAATTGATAACCTGATCGCTGGTGGACTTTATTCAGAACAGGAATTGATCGCTCTGCTGAAATCTGATCCGGATAAATACATTATTCCGCAAAACGGCAACTTCCCCAGAGTAGGAGGCTATACCCAGGAAACTGGCGGATTCCAGGTAGATGATGGTTATGATGGTGCTTTTATTCCTGGTGTGGTTGAAGTAGCCGATGGCGTATATGAAGAACATCTGGGAGGTGCTAATACCAATATCTATCCGATCTCCAATATGTATCCCTGGAGCTTTAACAAACAGATTACCTTCGATGCCTCTTTTATTAAACTCAGAGAAATTTCGTTGAGCTATGACATTCCAAGATTCCTGGGCTTACGCAATGCCAACATCTCGGTGTTCAGCCGCAATATTATGCTATGGACAGCGGCTAAAATTGGGATAGATCCGGAACGGGCTTTTCAGGTTACCGGTGGTGCACAAGGCAATACGGTGAATGGATTCAGGCAAGGGATAGAGTTACAGAACGTAATGCCCTGGACGATTCCTTTTGGATTTAAGCTGAATTTGAGCTTCTAG